GAAATGGGTGATGGTGCCTACTACATAAAAAGACAGATAATTTGGCTAGCTGCTAGTTGGAGCATTTTCTACCTAGCCATCAATATCAATCTAAAAAGATGGCTTAAGCTATCTGGTCCATGCCTTTTAATAGGCATGGTTCTTATTGCTGCAACAAGCTTTTTTGGTAGCACAGTTAATGGTTCTACGCGATGGTTAATTTTAGGGCCACTGCAAGTCCAACCATCAGAATTAATCAAACCATTTATCATTCTCCAAAGTGCAAAACTTTTTGGGCAATGGGAGAGAATAAATTCAGATAAAAAACTTTTTTGGTTAACTATTTTTGGATCTATTATTCTATTAATTATAAAGCAGCCAAATTTAAGCACCGCTGCCTTAACGGGAATAATGCTTTGGATGATAGCCTTAGCAGCTGGCATTAATTTTCGCTACCTTTTCAACACCGCTTTATCAGGATTAGTTATAGGTTCAATAAGTATTCTTTCTAACGAATATCAAAAAATCCGTGTGATGTCATTTCTGAATCCATGGAAAGACCCACAAGGAAGTGGCTATCAGTTAGTTCAGAGCCTTTATGCTATAGGTTCTGGTGGTTTATTTGGAGAAGGTTATGGTCTTTCTGTGCAAAAATTACAATATCTACCTATACAAAGTACTGATTTTATATTTGCTGTTTTTGCTGAAGAATTTGGATTCTTTGGATCCACTCTACTTTTATCATTTCTTCTTGTAGTTGCTTATTTAAGCCTTAAAATATCTCTAAGTTGTAGAAATAATTATTCCAAATTAATTGCAATGGGATCAGGTACTATTCTTGTCGGCCAATCAATTATGCACATAGCTGTTTCTTCAGGTGCAATGCCTACAACTGGTCTACCTTTGCCTTTAATTAGTTATGGAGGGAACTCATTAATTTCAAGCTTACTCATAGCTGCCTTGTTGGTAAGATCATCTATTGAATCAACAGACTTAATAGTTAAAGATCACTCAAAAAGACTTTTAAATAGATAATCTGGTAGAAGAATGAAGGTGGTAAATCTTTTTTTGAATATTTCTTCCATAAGTTTAATTTTTTCTGATTTGACTCGTCATGGCGAGCAATTAATTAATAATGGGCTAGATCATCCAAGTCCTTTAACGCTTTTAATAGTTTTCATAGGAGGTCTTTTGACCAGTTTGGGACCTTGTTCATTGTCACTTTTACCTATAACAGTTGCATATTTAGCTGGATTTAAAAACGACCAAAACGCTCTTCAAAGAACCATTAGTTTCTGCAGCGGGATAGTTATATCACTAGTCATATTAGGTGTTTTAAGCAGTTTTTTAGGGAAAATTTATGGTCAATTGCCAAGCTTATTTTCAATTTTTATTAGTTTACTAGCAATAGCCATGGGTCTTAATCTTCTTGGGATTTATAAATTTTCACTGCCATCAGGTCCTGACCCTGAAATTTGGAAAAATCAAGTTCCCTCTTCATTTGCGCCACTTTTCGCAGGTTTAGCTTTTGGATTCGCTTCCTCACCTTGCACGACTCCAGTTTTGGCAGTCCTTCTCGCTTGGGTTGGAAAGCAAGGAAACCCTATTAGTGGCACTATTTTTCTTGGAAGCTTTGCAATTGGGCAAATTGTTCCTTTATTTGTTGCAGGTACTTTTGCAGCAAGTATTCCAAAATTATTATCATTACGACCTATTGGGAAATGGATTCCTCCAATTAGTGGAGTCGTTTTATTAACTGTTGGTCTTTTAAGCCTTCTTTCTATTTGGATATAAAAAGATGAAAAAGATTAGCCAAATTTTAAATTGGCTTTCTAGTTTAAAAGTTGCAATATTAATATTGTTGTTAATAGCAATTTCTTGTGCGGCTGGGACTCTAATTCCACAACAAGAATCAGATCAATTCTACTATGATATTTATAATAAAAATCCGCTTATTGGGATAATCAATGGAAATATATTACTACTATTTGAATTCAATCATATCTATACAAGTTTTTGGTTCTTATTGCTACTCAGTTGGCTAGGTATTGCACTTGCAGTTTGTAGCTTTAGGCGTCAATTACCAATACTTAAGTCAGCATTAAAATGGATTGATTATAAATATCCTCGTCAAATAGAAAAACTATCTATTGCTCAGACTATACAGGCTAGCAACCCATCAGAAGGCCTAGAAAAACTTAGAATTCATTTAAAAAAACAAGGTTGGAATGTTAAAGAATCAGATGGAAGGATAGCTGCTAGACAAGGTGTAATTGGAAGGTTAGGCCCTATATTAATTCACCTCGGTATGATCCTATTAATGTTAGGTGCAACCTATGGATCATTAAACGGACAAACAATAGAAAAATTCCTAGCCCCTGGTAGATCAATTAATTTATTAGACAGGAATGAAGAACAAGAATTAACTATTGAATTGCAAAAATTTCAAATTGATAGAGACCCTCAAGGAAGAGCTGAGCAATATAGATCGAAAGTAAAAATCATTGAACCTAATGGTAAAAAAGAAGAAAAAGAAATAAGTGTTAATTACCCTTTAAGATACAAAGGATTAACATTATACCAAGCTGACTGGTCATTAGCAGCAATAACTCTTCAATTTAAAAATAGTCCAAAATTACAAATTCCCATAAAATCTATACCTGAACTAGGTGAGCAAGTATGGGGAACGATAATACCTATTAAGAAGGATGGGAAAGATCCTATATTATTAACAGTTAATAGTGAACTTGGACCAGTAACAATTTATGATAATGATGGAAAAAAATTAATGACATTAAGTACTAATAAAGAAGCAGAAGTAAAAGGAACACTAATTAAGATTATCAACATAATTCCAAGCAGTGGACTACTTTTAAAGCGTGATCCTGGAGTCCCTCTGGTATATACTAGCTTTGCCATAATCCTTTTTGGTGGCACACTAAGTATAATCTCAACTAAAAAAATATGGGTATTACATGAAAAAGAAAAATCTATAATTTATATTGGTGGAATAAGCAACAGAAATCTATCAGGTCTTTCAAAAGAATTGCCCAAATTTAGTAATTTATTGAATAATTAGCTCCAAATTATTTCTTTTTCCATGACAAACTCTAATAATAGTATGAACATTCCCCCTAGGATTAAAATCAGCTTCTATTTGAATCCACTTTGGATCTGAAGCCTCAACTAGATCATCTATGATTTGATTTGCTACTTCTTCATGAGATATTTTCTTATCACGAAAGTTATTTAAATAAAGCTTAATTGCTTTTAATTCTATTACCTTCTTATTTGGTTGATATATTAATCTTAGATTTGCAAAATCAGGATAACCAGAGAAAGGACATTTACAAGTAAATTCGGGAAACTCTACTGTAATTTCATAGTCCCTATTTCTATTAGGATTTGGAAAACATATCAGTTTCCCATTCTCTATTTTTCTTTCGCCATACATAAGTTCCTCTTTGATTCCGTCCTCTGGCTTAGGCACAATTTAAAAGCATTTAAATCACAGACTACATAAAAGCTTGTTTAAAAAATTTTTACCTCAATTAATATCTCATAATCAAAAAACAATCAAATCGCATCAAAAGTCTGAATTTGTATCATTCAGCACAAAGTCAATCCTCGCTATACCCCCTAATAGGAATGTACACAAAGGTTTTGCATGGACATCTGTCTTTTTGAGAAAAGAAATGGAACTCAAATAGAGCCAAACAGTATACATGGAATGCTTTGGCTACAGACTCATTTCGAAACCAGTCATTGGGAATCAATTAGTAATAATTTAGTACTAATCCCTACTAAAGATGCACATATGCTTTGCGAAGATGCCATGAATGCAGGCATAAATGTAAATTTCATCCATTCTCTAACTCAAATAGACAAAATCTGATCAAAAACTATCTAATATTTGAGGAGTTACTTAAAGCGATATGAAAAAGATAGAAGCAATAATTCGTCCTTTCAAACTAGAGGATGTAAAAATTGCATTAGTAAATGCAGGAATAGTTGGCATGACTGTTAGCGAAGTAAGAGGATTTGGGAGACAAAAAGGACAAGTCGAGAGATACAGAGGTTCTGAGTTCACGGTTGAATTTCTTCAAAAACTAAAAATTGAAGTTGTAGTTCCTGATGAAAAAACTGAAATTGTTTTAAAGGCCATTGCTGATGCAGCCAAGACTGGGGAAATTGGTGATGGCAAAATTTTCGTTACTCCAATTGATTCCGTTGTTCGAATCAGAACTGGAGATAGAAACGAAACAGCTCTTTAAACTTCCAAAAAATTTATAAATTTCTCTACCTCAATATTTTCTTTAGCTTCTTCATCCATCCAAAGGAGATATTCTTGATTGCCAGCTGGTCCCTTTAGCGGTGAAGCAATTAGTCCTTTTGGATACCATCCATATTTTTTAGATTCATTAACTATTCCCTTAATAGCCTCAGCATGCAAAGAATGATCACGTACAACGCCACCCTTACCAACTTTACTTTTACCAACTTCAAATTGAGGCTTCACTAGTACTACCAATTCAGATCTAGCACTGTGAAGAAGAGCTTTAATACTAGGTAAAACAATTTTAAGTGATATAAAAGACAAGTCTGCAACTGCTAAGTCTGGAATTGGATCTCCATCATTAAATAATTTCTCAGGAGTTAAATATCTAATATTGGTTCTTTCCAAAAGAACCACTCTTGGATCATTTCTAATACTCCATGCAGTTTGGCCATAACCAACATCTACTCCATAAACCTTTGATGCCCCTGACTGCAAAAGACAATCTGTAAAACCTCCAGTTGAAATACCTGCATCTAAACAAACTCGATTATTAATATTTAGCGGAAATTGATTAAAGGCTGCAGCTAACTTTTCACCTCCGCGAGATACATACCTCAAAGGCTGAGTAACTTGTATCTCAAGATCTTTTAAAACTTCCTGGCCTGGCTTATCCAGAATTAATCCATTAATTGTTTTGACTTTGCCAGCTCTAATAAGTTTTTGAGCCTCTTGACGAGTTTTCACAAACCCTTTAGTCAGCAAGTGCAGATCTAATCGCGATTTTTTAGTCATTTGTTTACAAAAACAAACAGGAAACGGAACAAAAACCGCAGAACTGCAAATAATCCTCTTTTTCAATAGAGAATCTAATCAACTGACCAAAGGTTTTGTCTAAAAAGCTCAGACATCCAAGAAATGAAAATGAGCTACCTAGCCATGGTCATTTTCATCTAACCCCAAAAAAGCAAACTGGAGAAGTACTTGAACTTCTTCCTCCAGGAAGCTTTGCAAAGTTCGCTAATCAACCAAATGACTTGCCTCCCTTTCAAGTGATTGATTGCAAAGGGGGGAGATGCAGGGTAAGACAGCAGGCCTGGGGAAGATATGTTCATTGGGAAGTAGAACACAATAGACTTAAGTCAGCTTGACCTTGACGAACTAAATTAAACTAAACCTTAACTCTGTAGCACTTTGATTGAGCGTTACACAAACCCAGAAATGGGAAATATTTGGTCTGAACAAGCCAAATACCAAACTTGGCTTGATGTTGAAATAGCAGCATGTGAGGCTAATTTCAAATTGGGAAAAATTCCTGTTAATGCAATGGACATAATTCGATCAAAAGCAAGTTTCAATCCAGAACGAATACTCAAAATAGAAGCTGAAGTAAGACATGACGTGATTGCTTTTCTAACAAATGTAAATGAATATGTTGGGGACGCAGGTCGTTACATACACGTTGGCATGACAAGTAGTGATGTACTCGATACAGGCCTTGCGCTTCAATTAAAGTCCTCTGTAAAGCTTTTAAGAAAAGAGCTTTTATTACTTGAAGAAGCTATTAGAGATTTAGCACGACATCATAAGAAAACCGTAATGATTGGACGTTCTCATGCAATCCATGGAGAACCAATTACTTTTGGTTTCAAATTAGCTGGATGGCTAGCTGAAACGCTCAGAAACAAGGAAAGGTTACAAAATCTCGAAAAGGATATATCCGTTGGTCAAATAAGTGGCGCTATGGGGACTTATGCAAATACTGATCCAGAAATAGAAAAAATAACTTGCGAACTCTTGGGGCTCGAAGCTGATACAGCTAGCACACAAGTTATTTCTAGAGATAGGCATGCTAATTATGTACAGATACTTGCTTTGATTGGTTCTTCATTGGATCGTTTTTCTACAGAAATTAGAAATCTCCAAAGAACAGATGTCCTTGAAGTAGAGGAAAATTTTGCTAAAGGCCAAAAAGGCAGCTCTGCAATGCCTCATAAAAGAAATCCCATACGAAGCGAGAGAGTAAGTGGTCTTTCTAGAGTTTTAAGAAGCTATGTAGTTGCAGCTCTTGAAAACGTAGCTTTATGGCATGAGAGAGATATTAGCCACAGCTCGAATGAAAGACTAATGCTGCCAGACACATCTATTACTCTCCATTTTATGATCACAGAAATGACCTCAATAATTAAAGGTCTTGGAGTTTATCCCAATAATATGCTGAATAATTTGAACATTTATGGAGGGGTGGTTTTTAGTCAAAGAGTTCTTTTAGCTTTGGTTGAGAATGGAATGAGTCGAGAAGATTCTTATCGATTAGTTCAAAAAAATGCTCATTCAGCCTGGAATCAACCCGAAGGAAATTTCAAGGACAATCTTGAGAAGGATCCAGAAGTAATGGATAATCTCTCAGCAGAAAAACTTGCTGACTGTTTTTCAACCGAATTACATCAATCGAATTTAAAAGTTATTTGGGATAGACTTGGGATATAAATTTAAAAATCAAATCAATTAATATCAGTAAGTACCCTCTAAAAGGGGGATAGCTTTGGATTTATTTAAAATCTAGAGATGTAATCTTCCATTCCCTAGAAAACTTTAATTTTTCAAACCAAGGTCAATGTCCCATATGAAACGACTTGAGAAAGATAGCCTAGGTTCAATTGAGGTTCCAAAAGATGCACTATGGGGCGCTCAAACTCAACGATCAATACTAAATTTCGCTATTGGAGATGAGGTCATACCTATAGAGATCATTCATGCAATTGCCCAAATAAAAGCCTCTTCTGCTCGAGTTAACAATCATCTAGGTCTGATAAATAAAGAAGTCGCAGAATTTATCACTGAAGCAAGTTTAGAAATTATTGCAGGGAAACATAATGATCAATTCCCATTGAAAGTATGGCAAACAGGCAGTGGTACCCAAACGAACATGAACGTCAATGAGGTAATAAGCAATATAGCTTCAAAACGTTTAAACAATCCTTTAGGTAGTCATAATCCACTACATCCCAATGATCATGTCAATCGCTCTCAATCTACAAATGATGTTTTTCCAGCAGCCATACAAATAGCCACAATACTTAGCTTGAAAAAAACCTTAATACCCGAATTAAAAAAGCTCATTGATTTGTTTCATCAAAAAAGTCAAGAATGGAAGGATCTTATCAAAATAGGACGTACTCATCTTCAAGATGCAGTACCCCTTACTCTTGGACAAGAAGTCTCTGCTTGGGCTGCTCAGTTAGAGACTGCATTAGGACGAATTGAAATCAACCTCAAAGAGCTTTATTCACTTCCACTGGGAGGAACCGCTGTTGGAACAGGAATAAATGCTCCTGAGAATTTCGATAACCTCATTGCTCTTGATATTTCGAGAAAAACAAATTTACCCTTTGAGCCTGCAGCTAATAAATTTGCCATCATGGCTAGTCATGATGGTCTTGTAAATATAATGTCCCAACTGAAGTTATTAGCCGTAACTTTTCTCAAAATTGTTAATGATCTTCGACTTTTATCCTGTGGACCAAGAGCTGGATTATCAGAGCTACAGCTTCCAGCTAATGAGCCTGGCAGCTCAATAATGCCAGGAAAAATCAATCCTACTCAATGCGAAGCTAT
The sequence above is drawn from the Prochlorococcus marinus XMU1408 genome and encodes:
- a CDS encoding FtsW/RodA/SpoVE family cell cycle protein — translated: MINISNKKLQFERKQKTIHESKNFLGNLVNKKILPLPWQFWPKEGRLIMGLIFFWSLAGILILGSASWWVANREMGDGAYYIKRQIIWLAASWSIFYLAININLKRWLKLSGPCLLIGMVLIAATSFFGSTVNGSTRWLILGPLQVQPSELIKPFIILQSAKLFGQWERINSDKKLFWLTIFGSIILLIIKQPNLSTAALTGIMLWMIALAAGINFRYLFNTALSGLVIGSISILSNEYQKIRVMSFLNPWKDPQGSGYQLVQSLYAIGSGGLFGEGYGLSVQKLQYLPIQSTDFIFAVFAEEFGFFGSTLLLSFLLVVAYLSLKISLSCRNNYSKLIAMGSGTILVGQSIMHIAVSSGAMPTTGLPLPLISYGGNSLISSLLIAALLVRSSIESTDLIVKDHSKRLLNR
- a CDS encoding cytochrome c biogenesis CcdA family protein, which gives rise to MKVVNLFLNISSISLIFSDLTRHGEQLINNGLDHPSPLTLLIVFIGGLLTSLGPCSLSLLPITVAYLAGFKNDQNALQRTISFCSGIVISLVILGVLSSFLGKIYGQLPSLFSIFISLLAIAMGLNLLGIYKFSLPSGPDPEIWKNQVPSSFAPLFAGLAFGFASSPCTTPVLAVLLAWVGKQGNPISGTIFLGSFAIGQIVPLFVAGTFAASIPKLLSLRPIGKWIPPISGVVLLTVGLLSLLSIWI
- a CDS encoding cytochrome c biogenesis protein ResB, with translation MKKISQILNWLSSLKVAILILLLIAISCAAGTLIPQQESDQFYYDIYNKNPLIGIINGNILLLFEFNHIYTSFWFLLLLSWLGIALAVCSFRRQLPILKSALKWIDYKYPRQIEKLSIAQTIQASNPSEGLEKLRIHLKKQGWNVKESDGRIAARQGVIGRLGPILIHLGMILLMLGATYGSLNGQTIEKFLAPGRSINLLDRNEEQELTIELQKFQIDRDPQGRAEQYRSKVKIIEPNGKKEEKEISVNYPLRYKGLTLYQADWSLAAITLQFKNSPKLQIPIKSIPELGEQVWGTIIPIKKDGKDPILLTVNSELGPVTIYDNDGKKLMTLSTNKEAEVKGTLIKIINIIPSSGLLLKRDPGVPLVYTSFAIILFGGTLSIISTKKIWVLHEKEKSIIYIGGISNRNLSGLSKELPKFSNLLNN
- the queF gene encoding preQ(1) synthase, giving the protein MYGERKIENGKLICFPNPNRNRDYEITVEFPEFTCKCPFSGYPDFANLRLIYQPNKKVIELKAIKLYLNNFRDKKISHEEVANQIIDDLVEASDPKWIQIEADFNPRGNVHTIIRVCHGKRNNLELIIQ
- a CDS encoding P-II family nitrogen regulator, whose amino-acid sequence is MKKIEAIIRPFKLEDVKIALVNAGIVGMTVSEVRGFGRQKGQVERYRGSEFTVEFLQKLKIEVVVPDEKTEIVLKAIADAAKTGEIGDGKIFVTPIDSVVRIRTGDRNETAL
- a CDS encoding TlyA family RNA methyltransferase — translated: MTKKSRLDLHLLTKGFVKTRQEAQKLIRAGKVKTINGLILDKPGQEVLKDLEIQVTQPLRYVSRGGEKLAAAFNQFPLNINNRVCLDAGISTGGFTDCLLQSGASKVYGVDVGYGQTAWSIRNDPRVVLLERTNIRYLTPEKLFNDGDPIPDLAVADLSFISLKIVLPSIKALLHSARSELVVLVKPQFEVGKSKVGKGGVVRDHSLHAEAIKGIVNESKKYGWYPKGLIASPLKGPAGNQEYLLWMDEEAKENIEVEKFINFLEV
- the purB gene encoding adenylosuccinate lyase — its product is MIERYTNPEMGNIWSEQAKYQTWLDVEIAACEANFKLGKIPVNAMDIIRSKASFNPERILKIEAEVRHDVIAFLTNVNEYVGDAGRYIHVGMTSSDVLDTGLALQLKSSVKLLRKELLLLEEAIRDLARHHKKTVMIGRSHAIHGEPITFGFKLAGWLAETLRNKERLQNLEKDISVGQISGAMGTYANTDPEIEKITCELLGLEADTASTQVISRDRHANYVQILALIGSSLDRFSTEIRNLQRTDVLEVEENFAKGQKGSSAMPHKRNPIRSERVSGLSRVLRSYVVAALENVALWHERDISHSSNERLMLPDTSITLHFMITEMTSIIKGLGVYPNNMLNNLNIYGGVVFSQRVLLALVENGMSREDSYRLVQKNAHSAWNQPEGNFKDNLEKDPEVMDNLSAEKLADCFSTELHQSNLKVIWDRLGI
- a CDS encoding class II fumarate hydratase, with protein sequence MSHMKRLEKDSLGSIEVPKDALWGAQTQRSILNFAIGDEVIPIEIIHAIAQIKASSARVNNHLGLINKEVAEFITEASLEIIAGKHNDQFPLKVWQTGSGTQTNMNVNEVISNIASKRLNNPLGSHNPLHPNDHVNRSQSTNDVFPAAIQIATILSLKKTLIPELKKLIDLFHQKSQEWKDLIKIGRTHLQDAVPLTLGQEVSAWAAQLETALGRIEINLKELYSLPLGGTAVGTGINAPENFDNLIALDISRKTNLPFEPAANKFAIMASHDGLVNIMSQLKLLAVTFLKIVNDLRLLSCGPRAGLSELQLPANEPGSSIMPGKINPTQCEAMAMVCTQIIGMDTSVSIAGSGGHLQMNVYKPLIGYNIIKSINLIQKACKSCRENMIEGIQPNKAKIKQYLDNSLMLVTALAPSIGYEKASQIAQLAHKKNISLREASSQLNYIKPEEFDNLINPKFMVGTG